The DNA window AACACAATACGGAATCGGCCCCGCCGACCACGGCAGGGTATCCCGGTTTGACCGAACTCTGTAGCGCTTTTGCCGCACTCAGTGGATGGAAGCTGGAAGAGACGGTCGTCGAGCAGGGCTGTCATTTTTCTCCATCCATTGCCAGCGACGATCCCACCCGGCGTTTGAGCCTGACCGCGATCGAAGGTCGCGAGTTTGACGCCGCCGAACCGGAAGCCGCTGAAGCGATGGCCCGCGCCATTGGCGGCTTGCTGACGGAACTGCAGCGGACGCGGCAAGCCCTGTGGCGCCGCGAGGCTGAACTGGCCGCCCAGGCGGCCAAAACGCCCCGCTCGCAGGAAGATTCGCAACTGGCCCAGCAGCTGGCCTTTGTGCTCAAAGGCGGCGCCGAGTCGGTCGGCTGCCAGGCGGCCGCGTTGTATCTGCTGGATGATGATACAAGCGAGCTCAAGTATCGGTCCGGGTGGAATCTGCCCGAGGAACGCTTTCTGGAGCCGGCCCGGCCGTTACGCGGCGCCTTTGCCGAGCTGGAAGCGCTGGTCGGGCATGCGGTCGTGCTGGAGGATCTGCGGCTGTTGCCGCACTGGAACGCGCCGGAGGACTTTGCCTCGGCCGTCTGCGTGCCCGTGTCGACCCCCAGTTCTCCCCTGGGCGTCATGTGGGTGTTTGGCGATACGGTTCGCGACTATACCGACGAGCAGACGAACCTGCTGGAGATTGTCGCCGGGCGGCTGGCAGCCGACCTGGAGCGGGAAGTCCTCATCGACCAGGGTGTCAAACGTCGTCAGGTGGATCGGCAGATCAACCATGCCGCGGTCTGGCAGGAAAGCCATCTGCCCAACAGCACGCTGATGCTGGACGATTACGAAATCGCCGGCTGGACCCGCCAGGCCGAAGACGTCGGCGGCG is part of the Lignipirellula cremea genome and encodes:
- a CDS encoding PP2C family protein-serine/threonine phosphatase, which produces MTKQIPSYLRLHTEHNTESAPPTTAGYPGLTELCSAFAALSGWKLEETVVEQGCHFSPSIASDDPTRRLSLTAIEGREFDAAEPEAAEAMARAIGGLLTELQRTRQALWRREAELAAQAAKTPRSQEDSQLAQQLAFVLKGGAESVGCQAAALYLLDDDTSELKYRSGWNLPEERFLEPARPLRGAFAELEALVGHAVVLEDLRLLPHWNAPEDFASAVCVPVSTPSSPLGVMWVFGDTVRDYTDEQTNLLEIVAGRLAADLEREVLIDQGVKRRQVDRQINHAAVWQESHLPNSTLMLDDYEIAGWTRQAEDVGGDLHDWNLLPDGRLALLTGDAQAVGVEAALVAASLHAAVRSHANYRHSARQMAHRVNETLWTGAAGEQFASLFYGLLDPETHELEYAAAGHVAAFLKNGRSWRPLRCDGAVLGAEPQWRDKPRKFLMKQGDVLVVASEGACLGLLEADALNAHLPDLLPAGASAAEIVNLLRDELADLDLTDDQTLLVLRRKS